The region GTCAACATTTTGCCATTGAGATCTGTAAATACCCCCCAGGTTTAGCATACCGGGATCATCGGTAGCGTAGGCTGGGTTTATTACACTCATATTATACATATACTGAGTGAACAGCGGGTCTTGCTGAGCCATACCCTTTACTGAGAAAAGGATAACGACTGCGAATATTAAATATTTTGTGATTGTTTTTTTCATTTCTTTCTAATGTTTATCCTTTTATATTATCTGTTCAAGTATACTTTACCCTGACGTGGCTCTGTGCTTCCGTCGTTAAAGTCTACCACATAGAAATATACACCTACTGGTAATACATCGTCTCCAAGACTACCAGATTGGTTAGAAGTTCCATCCCACTCAGGAGTAGAAGCGTTTCCTTTATATACTGCATTACCCCATCTATTAAAGATTATTACATTAAAGTTAGGATAATCATTCTCTAGGAAACCTATAGAAAATGTGTCATTTTTATTATCACCATTTGGTGTGATCGCTTCCGGAATAATAGCACACTGTTCTAAAGTAACTGTAACAGCTAATCTTTCTGAACTTTCGCAACCATTATCTGAAATAAGAGTAGCATAGTAAGTAGTTCCATCAGTTAGTGTAGCATTATTGCTTAAAGCAGTCATACTATCGGCTGAATCATACCAGGTTACTTCTCCACTTTCATTTATTTCGGCAGTAAGGGCTGCAATTGTTGGATTGTCAAACTCACATAGTTCGTAATCTGAACTGATAGTAGGAGCAGGAGAATCTACAATATTAACAGTAAGTACTGCTGCCTCAGATTCGCATCCTTCATCAGATGCTTGAGTCACATAGTAATCACCATTTATCAATAGGTCTTCTTGGCTAACCATCATTGTGAGGTCGGCATCAGAATACCAGGTTAGGTTAGTTCCATCAGCCTCTAGACGAGTTGCGGTTTCACCATCTATTGCACAGAATGCAACAGCTTCACCAGTTGTTGGAGCTTCTGGAGCTTCACCAAGAGTGATAGTGATTGTAGACATATCGTCTCCACCACATTCAGCATTTTCTCCGGCAGTAACTGTATAAATAACCTCATAGGTTCCAGCTTCAAAACCGGCTGGGTCCATAATTCCGTCGGCTACAACTTCACCCTCTAAAGTGAACTCACCATCTATATCTGCATCTGCAGAAATTAAATCGTAAAGATCTTGTTGACCGTCATTACTACAAACTGTTACAGCCATATCTTCACCAGCGTTAGCGCCTTGAGCGAAAGTAATAGTAATTCTGGCTTCATCATCTGGACAGGCTTCGTTTGTGCTTGAAACGGTATAGATATACTGTCTTGCAGTATCTACAGATGGGTCGAAAATAGTTGTTCCACTTGCCAGTGCTGGAGAGATTGTTCCTCCCTCTTCTGCTTCACCCAAGATAGATGGGTTTAAAACGTCAAGAATATCAAAGGCATCATCACTGGTACATACTTCTAGAAAAGTAGTAGCTCCTGCATTTGGCGAATCGTCCAAAGTTACGTTTACCGAATCTCTGTCTTCACAGGTTCCATTTATATTTCCTGCAAAGTAAGTTTCACCATCTTCAAGAATAGTGTCATCATCTAAAGCTGTTTCACTATCTGCTGAGTCATACCAAACCGCGTTAGCAGGTAATAGGTCAGAAACTGTAGGTTGTCTTGCTTCATTGCCTTCTCCTATAGATTCACAGAAAGCTTGTTCGCTTTCCGTTACTTCTGGGCATTCCTCGATTGGTTCATCAGAGAATGTAACTGTAACTGTTGCTGAATCCTGACATTCATTTTCATTTGTTACGGTGTAAGTATATGTTCCGGCTGCATCAGTAGCAGGATCAAAAGAACCATCGGTATTACCAGGTGTCCAGGTTCCACCTTCATCAGGTGTACCGTTTAAATAAGCGAACAAGTTTACAGGATCATCTTCTCTAGTAAACTCAACATTTCCATTTTCTCCAGCATTTGGTCCCTGAAGAACTTCTACTGAATAAATAGCAGAATCGCTTCCAGTTACACAATCGGAAGTAGGATCTACCGTAAAAGTGAAGGTGAAAGGTCCTACGCCACTAGTAGAAGGACTGAAAATTCCGTCTTCTAATTCTTCAAAATAACCTTCTTGTGTCACATCTTCACTTAAATAGTCAAATAAGTTAATATCCGCATCAGTTGAGCATACTATGATGTTATCAACATCACCACCCGCATTAGCTTCTTCTGTGTCATTTATGGTAATGGAGAGTTCTGCTGAGTCTATACAGTTTTCATTAGTTACAGTATAGGTTGTAGAGAAAGTTCCAATTGGATTTGCAGAGAATGTTGCATATAGATCCATGGGAGTTTGGCCCTCCGGGAAGGAACCATTTTGATCCCTGTCTCCTAAAAGTGAGGTGAAGATTTGTAATACTTCTACTTCGGTCATTTCTTCAATATCTGTAATGCAGTATTCCAGATTCACGTTATCACCTGCATCCGGGGCTTCATTTACAGTAATTGTATAAATAGCTTCAGATACACCATCAAAACAACCAGATTCTGAGCTTACAACGTAAGTTATTTCAGTTGTATTTAGGTTGTTTGCTGTGTCAAAGTTTCCATTTTCATAACCTTCAAAAATCCCTTCAGTGGTTGTTCCTTCTGGAACTAAACTGTATAGATCTACTACACCTTCGTTCGAACAATATTCTGCCTGAACATTGGACCCTGCATCAGCTTCTAATGCATCCTCTATAGTAATAGTAATTCTTGCTTCATCATCTGGACAGGCTTCATTTGTACTTTGGACTGTATAAATATACTGTCCTGCTGTATCAGCTGATGGGTCAAAGATTGTAGTTCCACTAGCTAATGCTGGAGAAATTGTTCCTCCCTGATCTGCTTCACCGAGGATCGATGGATTTAGCTCATCAAGAATGTCGAATTCTTCACCAGTGCTACATACCGTTATAGAAGTTGTAGCTCCTGCATTTGGGGAATCATCCAAAGTTACTGTTACCGAATCTCTTTCTTCGCAGGTTCCATTTGTATTTCCTGCAAAGTAAGTTTCATCATTTTCCAGAATAGTGTCATCAGCTAAAGCTGTTTCACTATCTGCTGAATCATACCAAACTGCATTAGCAGGTGATAGGTCAGAAACTCTAGGTCTTCTAAAATTATTGCCCTCTCCTATAGATTCACAGAATGATTGCTCGCTTTGAGTCACTTCAGGACATTCTTCAATTGGTTCATCCGAGAATGTTACAGTAACAGTAGCTAAATCTTGGCATTCGTTATCATTAGTTACGGTGTAAGTATAAACTCCTGCTTCGCCTGTAGCAGGGTCAAACTCCCCATCTTCATTCCCTGGACTCCAGGTACCACCTAAATCTGGATCATTGCCTAATAAATAGGTGATTAGATTAACGGGATCATCCTCTCTGTTAAATTCGATACTTCCATTTTCTCCTGCATTTGGTCCTTCAAGTACGGTAATTGTAATTCTTGCTTCATCGTCTGGGCATTCTTCGTTTACGCTTGCAACGGTATAGATATACTGAGTTGAAGCATCAACTGCCGGATCAAAGATTGTTGTTCCACTTTCCAGTGCTGGAGAAATTGTTCCACCCTGATCTGCATCACCGAGAATTGATGGATTTAAAACGTCAAGAATGTCAAAAGAATCATCAGTGCTACATACCGTTATAGAAGTAGTAGCTCCTGCATTTGGAGAATCATCCAAAGTTACGGTTACCGAATCTCTATCTTCACAGGTTCCATTTGTATTTCCTGCAAAGTAAGTTTGGTCATTTTCCAGAATAGTATCATCTGCCAAAGCTGTTTCACTATCTGCTGAATCATACCAAAATGCATTAGCAGGTGATAGGTCAGAAACTGTAGGCCTTCTAAAGTTATTGCCTTCTCCTATAGATTCGCAGAATGATTGTTCGCTTTCGGTTACTACCGGACATTCTTCAAGAATAGTTACTGTAACAGTAGCTGAATCTTGGCATTCGTTATCATTGGTTACCGTGTAGGTATAAACTCCTGATTCGCCTGTAGCAGGATCAAAGTCCCCATCTTCATTTCCTGGACTCCAGGTACCATCTAAATCTGGATCATTGCCTAAATAGGTGATTAGATTAACGGGATCATCCTCTCTGGTAAATTCGGCTGTGCCGTCATCGCCGGCATTAGGAGATTCTTCTATATTTAAATCAATTGTAGCTGAATCCTCACAATTGGTCTCGTTATCTACAACAGAATAGGTGACAGAAAAGCTTGTTTCCCCATTGTTGAATTGAGTAAATAAAGATGAACCAATTTGCTGAAGAGTAAATTCTTCAACTTCACCTGTGCTATTATCGTCAAATACACCACCTTCATCTCTTCCTTCGATTAATGAAGAAAACTCTGCTATTAGTTGAATAGGATTTTCTAATTCTGAACTACAAACAGTCTCGTTTAAATCTTCTCCTGCATTAGGAGCTTCTTGAACGGTAACTGATATAGACGAAGTGTCGGTGGGGCAGTCATCATTTCCTTCTACTAGGAAGCTTTGAATAAGTAATGGTTTTTCTTTTATTTCTCTTTTCCGAGAATTTTTTTGGACTATTTTGCCTAAATCCTTGACTTTTGGCCAATTTTTTTCATCATTTTCGTTATTTTATTCCCTTTTTGTTCCAACACTGCGCACGTTCCCACGTTTTAGGCTTTCGAGAGCAGATAACTGGCCCGAAAAATATTGTACAGGATGCAGTTGAAGTCAAACCTTAATTCGTTCCTTGCCATTGTTTTAGCAACCGTTCTTTTGTAGTTCAACTTTTCCTTCAAATAGGCGAAAGGGTGTTCAACCTTGCATCTTATCTTTGATTTCTTCTTGTTGTTTTTCTTTTGCGTCGCGGAGAGTTTCCGCTTTCGTGTCCCTTTGTCCAGCATCCCGTAATAAACACCCTCTTTCCTGGCCTTTCGCTTGTCGGCAATAGTGCCATAGGCGCTATCGCCAAAAATCATCTGCTCATCGCCGCTAAGGAGTTCATCTTTTAGCTGGGAATCATGAGGACGTGCCGAAGTGAATGTCCTTTTCCTTATCAGCTCACTGCCCACATCGGTTCCAATATGACCTTTATAACCAAAATATTTCTTCCCCCGCTTTGCCGTGGATTGGGCATCGGTATCTATTTGCGCACTCGGGTGTTTTTCCAGTTCTTCCCGCCGCTCCTTGCTCAACGGCTTGGTGGTGGACTGAAGGATGGTGGCATCTACACTCGTTCCTTTTTTCAGCAACAAACCTTTTGATTCAAGACTGGCCAAGATCAAAGCAAACAACCCATCCATCAAGCCTTCCCGTACCAAGGCTTCTTTGAACCGCCATATGGTCGTGAAATCTGGCACCGTGGTAGTGTAGTTGATCCCTGCAAATTTTTGAAAACTCAAGCGGTCGTTGACCTGATCCTCCAGTTCCGGGTCGCTCAGGTTATACAGGTGCTGAAGAAAAAGCATTTTGACCTTAATGGAAAGATCGCGGTGCGGCGCTCCACCGATAACTTTATTGGTGTTGTCCACTGCCTGCACCAGATTGAAGACTTTGTCCCATTCCACCAAATTATTGATCTTGTTTAACTTGGAGGATACCCTGCTGGGCTTTCTACTGCGTCCCAATTCTATATCGGAAAAACTTAACTGGCTCATAGGAGATGGTTTTTGTAAAGCATGAAATTAGTGAAAACCAACCATGCACACAAATTTTTTATGCTATGTTTGTAAGGGGTTATGCAAAGGATTCTACTATATAAGTGAAGTTATAATTGCCAGGTTCGTATTCGGATGGGTCAAATATGTTATTTTCGAGTGTAGGACTAAAACTTCCGGTTTGATCAGGAGCTCCTAATTGAGAATCGTTTATTCTATCCACTAAATTTTCTGGTTCGCCATTCTCACAAAAACTTGTTTGAGTAGTGCTTCCAGCATTTGGAGTTGAGAAAAAATCTGCAGTAACTCTTAATTGGCTACATTCGTTATCACCATCTCTGTTAAAATAATCTTCTTCATCAACTAATTCAGTGTTTGGATCTAAAGGTTCTGTAGAGGTTTCATCAGCAAACCATTCTCCAGCAGGACTTAAATCCTGTACCTCAGGACCTCTAAAATTGTTTCCTTCTCCTATAGATTCACAAAATCTTTGAGTTTCTTCGGTTAAATCTGTAGGAGTAAGTTCTACCACGACTTCAGCTCTATCTGCGGTTGGAGTTTCGCAAGGAGGAGTGATGCGTTCTGCATCATTCACAACTTGTCCAACGTAGTAAACCTGTCCTGAGATTAGTTCAGTGCCAGCTGCTAAAGGAGATGTCGCATTTCTTGAACGGTACCATCTAATGGCCTGAGTGTTATTATAAGTGCCTTCCGCTTCTAAATCAGCCACAGTTGATCCTTCGCATAAAGTTTGTGAAGTTTCAGTATCGGGAGCTTCTATTTGATTTGGATCGTAACCAAAAGCTACTCTTTGTGAAGGACAATTGCCTGGTTCAATTGTAGAGATTGGAACCTGAGCAATATAATAACTATTACCAGCAACAAGTTCACCGGTGAATTCGTCACTTCCTTCTTCCGTAGTATATACCGCTATTCTATAGTTATTTTCATCATCTACAACAAACAAATCACTTAGATCGCCCTCATCAAAATTAGTAGGTGTACAATTAGAAAAAGTGAATCCGCTAGATCGATCGTTGGTTATTGTGTTTTGCGGTAACAACTCGCTTTCTACAACTACCGTGATAGTTATACGCTCGCACTGACCAGACTCTCCACCTACATAATAGGTTTCTCCATCCACAAGATATTCATCTTCGGGAATTGGTTGAGTGTCATTTTCGTTATCGTCAGTTTGGTAAACTGGATAACCATCTGTGTCAAGTTCTGCAACCGTTTGTGTGAAACAAAAGGTTTGAGTTTGTGAGAAACTTAAATTGCCCGGATCTGGACAATCATTCTGCCCAAATGAGGGCAGAGTTCCAATTAACAATACAAAGGCGAAAAGGAACCAATTTGTTCCCTTCCTCCCAAAAGTAAAATTTTGCATAGGCTAGGTGTTAAAATTCAATTATTAGTATTAGGTTTAAATAATTTTAGCAGCACAAATATTAAAATAATTTTTAACATTGTGAGTTAAACTAAGAAGTACTTTAACAAATTTTACCATTTATTTTAGGTTCTATATATTTTTGTTAAACGATACTTGAAGCTTTGGGTCGATATTCGCGATAAATTTATGAAAAAATTAATAGGATGACTAACAAATTCTTAATATTCAATATAATTCTCTTCTCAATTTTGACGCCGGGTTGGGCACAGTCTTCAGTCGAAAATGGAGAAAAATATCTTAAAGAAAACCAAATTAAACAGGCCAAGAAGGTCTTTGAGGAACATAAGGATAACATACAGGCTATAGAATACCTTGGGGATATTGCCAGCTTTGAAAAAAAATGGGATGAAGCCATACATTATTATGAAAAACTGGTGGAAAACCAGCCTAACTCTTCGGGCTATAACTTCAAACTTGGTGGTGCGATGGGAATGAAAGCCATGGATGTTTCCAAATTTAAAGCCGCCTTAATGCTGGGCGATATTAAAACGCATTTAAATAAAGCTGCCGAATTAGACAAAAACCATGCAGAAGTCCGCCGGGCCTTAGTAGAACTTTATATTCAATTACCTGTGTTTATAGGTGGAAGCAAGGACCTTGCTCAGCAATATGTGAAAGAACTTCAATCAATTAATAAGGTAGATGCTTATCTGGCTCAGGCTTATATTCATAAAACGGAAGAAGATCAGGAAGCAGTAAAGATTGCAGTAAACAAAGCCCTGGAAGAGGCAAAGAACAATAAAAACCTGGTAGAGCGTAATTACATGAATTATGAATTAGGCGAAAGAGCAGCTTCCTTAGGTCTTAAACCAGATATGGCTGTAGATTTCCTGGAAAATTATATAAAAAATTATAATTACAAAGATCTAAAATCGCCGGCCTGGGCACATTTTCATATCGCTAAAATTCAGGCTTCAAAGAATAATCAGGATAAAGCTTTATCGCATATCAATAAAGCCCTGGCCAATAAATTTAACTTTCCTGAAGCTGAAAAACTCAAACAACAAATATTAGAGATGTAGGCTAAAGGCTTTTCCTAAAGTCTTAACTATATTTGCAGCCAGTTAATAGAGTTTGAAATTGCCAGAATTATTGGCGCGAAATAGAATCTAATGAAACTTCATTTTATAGCAATTGGCGGTAGCGCTATGCATAGTCTTGCCCTTGCCCTACAAAAGAAAGGAAATAATATTACCGGTAGCGACGATGCCATTTACGAACCTTCGAAATCGGCTTTGGAAAAACAGGGCTTGCTTCCTGAAAAATTGGGTTGGTTTTCAGAAAAAATAACCCAGGATTTGGATGCGGTTGTATTGGGAATGCACGCCAAAAAAGATAATCCTGAGTTGAAGAAAACCGAAGAATTAGGCTTGAATATTTATTCTTATCCTGAGTTCCTTTTTGAACTTTCTAAAGAGAAAACACGAGTTGTAATTGGAGGATCTCACGGAAAAACTACGATTACGGCTATGATATTGCACGTAATGCATTACCACGGAAAAGAAATTGACTATATGCTTGGTGCCCCAGTTCCCGGGATTGAGAACACTATTAATTTGAGCGATGAAAATGATTTTATGCTCATTGAAGGCGATGAATATCCTGCTTCAGCAATAGATCTTAGACCTAAATTTCATCTCTATCAACCAAATATAGCATTACTCAGCGGGATTGCGTGGGATCATATGAATGTTTTTCCCACTTTTGAAAACTATGTGGAGCAATTTCAGATTTTTATAAAATCTATAGTAAAGGGCGGTATCCTCGTTTATAACGAAGAAGACGAAACCTTAAAAAATTTGGCTGAAAACACCGAAAATCAAATAAGAAAGCATCCTTATTTTACTGCCGAATATCATGTAGAAGACGGGGAGACCATTTTAGAAACTTCAGAAGGTGATATGCCATTAGGAATTTTTGGAAAGCATAATATGAATAATCTTGCGGGCGCCAAATGGATTTGCCAGCATATGGGAATTGATGAAGACGATTTCTATGAAGCGATGATGGAATTTGAAGGTGCCAGCCGCAGGTTAGAAAAGATTTATGAAAATGAGAGCGGAATTATTTTTAAAGATTTTGCGCATAGCCCATCTAAAGTAAAAGCAAGCACCCAGGCCGTAAAGGAACAATACCCCAATAAAAAACTTATTGCCTGTTTAGAATTACACACTTTTAGCAGTCTTAATT is a window of Salegentibacter salegens DNA encoding:
- a CDS encoding tetratricopeptide repeat protein, encoding MTNKFLIFNIILFSILTPGWAQSSVENGEKYLKENQIKQAKKVFEEHKDNIQAIEYLGDIASFEKKWDEAIHYYEKLVENQPNSSGYNFKLGGAMGMKAMDVSKFKAALMLGDIKTHLNKAAELDKNHAEVRRALVELYIQLPVFIGGSKDLAQQYVKELQSINKVDAYLAQAYIHKTEEDQEAVKIAVNKALEEAKNNKNLVERNYMNYELGERAASLGLKPDMAVDFLENYIKNYNYKDLKSPAWAHFHIAKIQASKNNQDKALSHINKALANKFNFPEAEKLKQQILEM
- a CDS encoding IS5 family transposase produces the protein MSQLSFSDIELGRSRKPSRVSSKLNKINNLVEWDKVFNLVQAVDNTNKVIGGAPHRDLSIKVKMLFLQHLYNLSDPELEDQVNDRLSFQKFAGINYTTTVPDFTTIWRFKEALVREGLMDGLFALILASLESKGLLLKKGTSVDATILQSTTKPLSKERREELEKHPSAQIDTDAQSTAKRGKKYFGYKGHIGTDVGSELIRKRTFTSARPHDSQLKDELLSGDEQMIFGDSAYGTIADKRKARKEGVYYGMLDKGTRKRKLSATQKKNNKKKSKIRCKVEHPFAYLKEKLNYKRTVAKTMARNELRFDFNCILYNIFRASYLLSKA
- a CDS encoding UDP-N-acetylmuramate--L-alanine ligase, producing the protein MKLHFIAIGGSAMHSLALALQKKGNNITGSDDAIYEPSKSALEKQGLLPEKLGWFSEKITQDLDAVVLGMHAKKDNPELKKTEELGLNIYSYPEFLFELSKEKTRVVIGGSHGKTTITAMILHVMHYHGKEIDYMLGAPVPGIENTINLSDENDFMLIEGDEYPASAIDLRPKFHLYQPNIALLSGIAWDHMNVFPTFENYVEQFQIFIKSIVKGGILVYNEEDETLKNLAENTENQIRKHPYFTAEYHVEDGETILETSEGDMPLGIFGKHNMNNLAGAKWICQHMGIDEDDFYEAMMEFEGASRRLEKIYENESGIIFKDFAHSPSKVKASTQAVKEQYPNKKLIACLELHTFSSLNSEFIQQYKDTLGKADEAVVFYSPEAISQKQLQPISAEEIKLAFNSPNLEVVSETGALKKLVASKDLKDSVLLLMSSGTFGNLDLEEVKVLF
- a CDS encoding gliding motility-associated C-terminal domain-containing protein; this encodes MADDTILENDQTYFAGNTNGTCEDRDSVTVTLDDSPNAGATTSITVCSTDDSFDILDVLNPSILGDADQGGTISPALESGTTIFDPAVDASTQYIYTVASVNEECPDDEARITITVLEGPNAGENGSIEFNREDDPVNLITYLLGNDPDLGGTWSPGNEDGEFDPATGEAGVYTYTVTNDNECQDLATVTVTFSDEPIEECPEVTQSEQSFCESIGEGNNFRRPRVSDLSPANAVWYDSADSETALADDTILENDETYFAGNTNGTCEERDSVTVTLDDSPNAGATTSITVCSTGEEFDILDELNPSILGEADQGGTISPALASGTTIFDPSADTAGQYIYTVQSTNEACPDDEARITITIEDALEADAGSNVQAEYCSNEGVVDLYSLVPEGTTTEGIFEGYENGNFDTANNLNTTEITYVVSSESGCFDGVSEAIYTITVNEAPDAGDNVNLEYCITDIEEMTEVEVLQIFTSLLGDRDQNGSFPEGQTPMDLYATFSANPIGTFSTTYTVTNENCIDSAELSITINDTEEANAGGDVDNIIVCSTDADINLFDYLSEDVTQEGYFEELEDGIFSPSTSGVGPFTFTFTVDPTSDCVTGSDSAIYSVEVLQGPNAGENGNVEFTREDDPVNLFAYLNGTPDEGGTWTPGNTDGSFDPATDAAGTYTYTVTNENECQDSATVTVTFSDEPIEECPEVTESEQAFCESIGEGNEARQPTVSDLLPANAVWYDSADSETALDDDTILEDGETYFAGNINGTCEDRDSVNVTLDDSPNAGATTFLEVCTSDDAFDILDVLNPSILGEAEEGGTISPALASGTTIFDPSVDTARQYIYTVSSTNEACPDDEARITITFAQGANAGEDMAVTVCSNDGQQDLYDLISADADIDGEFTLEGEVVADGIMDPAGFEAGTYEVIYTVTAGENAECGGDDMSTITITLGEAPEAPTTGEAVAFCAIDGETATRLEADGTNLTWYSDADLTMMVSQEDLLINGDYYVTQASDEGCESEAAVLTVNIVDSPAPTISSDYELCEFDNPTIAALTAEINESGEVTWYDSADSMTALSNNATLTDGTTYYATLISDNGCESSERLAVTVTLEQCAIIPEAITPNGDNKNDTFSIGFLENDYPNFNVIIFNRWGNAVYKGNASTPEWDGTSNQSGSLGDDVLPVGVYFYVVDFNDGSTEPRQGKVYLNR